In a single window of the Bactrocera dorsalis isolate Fly_Bdor chromosome 2, ASM2337382v1, whole genome shotgun sequence genome:
- the LOC105232517 gene encoding major royal jelly protein 1 produces the protein MWRMRTGFIVTLLIVHNVLFGGFRPARSLAVRSNLEIVKQWKLFSYAFPQNAPVSDTNYYNPLTIVPTSMTVGYDRIYIATPKLFAGVPTTVSYVSKEDYSESPILRSYPDWSYTVSGRSSFNCSDSYLVSVYRMRIDSCNRLWILDAGVSRTFEDSEQTCQPKILVFDLNTDQVVRRIDIPRDVLRNQSILVNLIVDETSSISGTCDDVFVYIADTVRPAIIVYDGARDMMWRLSHPAMWPDPDLGLVQVLNDRFFIMDGIIGLAFDTVSGILYFQPLATDRIFSITKDALRAGPRRLHDILPIRFLGKKSSQGLPLYLAPQDGSLLFSPVTETAIVSWNPQTKQQAVLFYDVDALQFVADISASPWESGVVYAMSSKFNRFTLETVNKDEINFRLMRFKYPSRSAVSAQRLFTPSDQVRSPLYTNDENSIAFNSTGYRSGLERLVPTHTPAYSLEPSAKIYQFQGVKNGLHAFSGNSVPAAANIFQLSQLGRLGYSYSLGHSVN, from the exons ATGTGGCGCATGCGCACCGGTTTCATAGTGACACTGCTGATTGTCCACAACGTGTTGTTTGGCGGGTTTAGGCCGGCACGCTCCCTGGCTGTGCGATCCAATTTAGAAATTGTTAAGCAATGGAAGCTTTTCTCGTATGCATTTCCGCAAAATGCACCCGTGTCCGACACCAACTACTACAATCCGCTGACTATAGTGCCAACGAGTATGACAGTGGGTTATGATCGGATTTACATTGCTACACCCAAGCTCTTTGCCGGCGTGCCGACAACCGTCAGCTATGTATCGAAGGAGGACTACAGCGAATCACCGATCTTGCGT TCGTACCCGGACTGGTCATATACGGTTAGCGGCCGCAGCTCGTTCAACTGCAGCGATTCATATTTGGTGTCGGTATATCGCATGCGCATCGATTCGTGCAACCGTTTGTGGATCTTAGACGCCGGTGTCTCGCGCACCTTCGAAGACTCCGAGCAAACTTGCCAACCCAAAATACTGGTATTCGATTTGAATACAGATCAAGTGGTTCGACGCATCGACATTCCA AGAGATGTCTTACGCAATCAGTCGATCCTCGTCAATTTGATCGTTGACGAAACGTCTTCCATTTCAGGAACATGCGACGATGTGTTTGTTTACATCGCGGATACTGTAAGGCCTG CCATAATTGTGTACGACGGAGCACGTGATATGATGTGGCGCCTCTCACACCCAGCCATGTGGCCCGACCCCGATCTGGGTTTGGTTCAAGTGTTGAATGACCGGTTCTTCATTATGGACGGCATTATTGGCTTAGCTTTCGACACAGTAAGCGGAATACTTTACTTCCAACCACTGGCCACGGACCG CATCTTCTCCATAACCAAAGATGCTCTACGCGCTGGACCTCGACGATTACATGACATTTTACCGATACGTTTCTTGGGTAAAAAGTCCTCTCAAGGCCTTCCACTTTACCTGGCGCCACAGGATGGAAGCCTGCTCTTCAGCCCGGTTACGGAAACTGCGATCGTGTCTTGGAATCCACAAACCAAGCAACAGGCGGTGCTTTTCTACGACGTAGATGCCCTGCAGTTCGTGGCCGATATAAGTGCATCACCCTGGGAGAGTGGCGTGGTCTATGCCATGTCCTCGAAATTTAATCGCTTCACACTAGAAACGGTGAACAAGGATGAGATCAACTTCCGGCTCATGCGATTTAAGTATCCTAGCAGAAGTGCGGTCTCCGCGCAGCGACTCTTCACACCCTCTGATCAAGTCAGAAGCCCTCTCTACACAAACGATGAGAATTCGATTGCTTTCAATAGCACGGGTTACAGGAGCGGGCTTGAGCGATTGGTGCCAACACATACCCCAGCCTACAGCCTTGAGCCGAGTGCAAAAATTTATCAGTTCCAGGGCGTTAAAAATGGTCTGCATGCGTTCAGCGGAAACAGTGTGCCGGCAGCGGCTAACATCTTTCAGCTCAGTCAGCTCGGCCGTCTGGGCTACAGTTACAGCCTAGGCCACAGCGTAAACTAA